The following proteins are encoded in a genomic region of bacterium:
- a CDS encoding class I SAM-dependent methyltransferase, with the protein MTDENAPTAPAGAGRPDVDALMERVRAGVADKLARGVWTKEELDRVARLELRVRERVDFGPDPTEDLALLHTHWDPLGPPRFSSHRGAVGRLIVRAKGLLYKLVRPFATVALQRQTDFNSAVMRLLTGATLGVRPLEESHEALLLKHDELERSHLELNARCGELLAEVRRLQARLESVERAGLAPEAIAAPRAVPAAGPSPLSYLAFEEKHRGPGEAVKEKQRLYVRHFAGAPGPVLDAGCGRGEFLELLREAGIAASGVDADPEMAARGREKGLDIAVGDLFAHLERLPDGALGGLFAAQVIEHLTTAELVAFVRLAHAKLAPGGRLVAETINPTSLATFSGAFYLDLTHTRPVHPEALRFLLEATGFTAVELEFTSPIPDAMKLQPIDVAHWLRDADREFVRLVNDNFGRLNGLVYGPQDYAAVATR; encoded by the coding sequence ATGACCGACGAGAACGCACCGACGGCGCCGGCCGGAGCCGGGCGCCCCGACGTCGACGCCCTCATGGAGCGCGTCCGCGCCGGCGTGGCGGACAAGCTCGCGCGCGGCGTCTGGACGAAGGAGGAGCTCGACCGCGTCGCGCGCCTGGAGCTGCGGGTGCGCGAGCGGGTCGACTTCGGCCCCGACCCGACCGAGGACCTGGCGCTGCTGCACACGCACTGGGACCCGCTCGGGCCGCCGCGCTTCAGCTCCCACCGCGGGGCCGTCGGCCGGCTGATCGTCCGCGCCAAGGGGCTGCTCTACAAGCTCGTGCGGCCGTTCGCGACCGTCGCGCTCCAGCGCCAGACCGACTTCAACAGCGCGGTCATGCGGCTGCTCACCGGCGCCACGCTCGGCGTGCGGCCGCTCGAGGAGAGCCACGAGGCGCTGCTGCTCAAGCACGACGAGCTCGAGCGCAGCCACCTCGAGCTCAACGCCCGCTGCGGCGAGCTGCTGGCGGAGGTGCGCCGCCTGCAGGCGCGCCTCGAGTCGGTCGAGCGCGCGGGCCTCGCCCCGGAGGCGATCGCCGCGCCGCGCGCGGTCCCGGCCGCCGGTCCCTCGCCGCTCTCGTACCTCGCGTTCGAGGAGAAGCACCGCGGCCCCGGCGAGGCGGTCAAGGAGAAGCAGCGGCTGTACGTGCGCCACTTCGCCGGCGCCCCCGGCCCGGTGCTCGACGCCGGCTGCGGGCGCGGCGAGTTCCTCGAGCTGCTGCGCGAGGCGGGGATCGCCGCCTCGGGCGTGGACGCCGACCCCGAGATGGCGGCGCGCGGCCGGGAGAAGGGCCTCGACATCGCGGTCGGCGATCTCTTCGCGCACCTGGAGCGGCTCCCGGACGGCGCCCTCGGCGGGCTCTTCGCGGCGCAGGTGATCGAGCACCTGACGACGGCGGAGCTGGTCGCCTTCGTGCGCCTGGCCCACGCCAAGCTCGCGCCCGGCGGGCGGCTCGTCGCGGAGACCATCAACCCGACGAGCCTCGCCACCTTCTCCGGCGCCTTCTACCTCGACCTGACGCACACCCGCCCGGTGCACCCCGAGGCGCTGCGGTTCCTCCTCGAGGCGACGGGCTTCACCGCGGTGGAGCTGGAGTTCACCTCGCCGATCCCGGACGCGATGAAGCTGCAGCCGATCGACGTCGCGCACTGGCTGCGCGACGCGGACCGG
- a CDS encoding DUF4337 domain-containing protein has translation MAEEKKERWLNWLALTTVIFAVCATLATFKGGGYSTRSVLSQTQASDQWAFFQAKSIKGYLYEIQREKLELEREVAKVGARPEVLAAYDRMIAKYAEKTAKYDKEKEEISAAAKGFETTRDESKRHQAAFGIAVIWLQITILLSSIAALMKKRPLYFTALAIGAAGLVAFANGFLLFL, from the coding sequence ATGGCCGAGGAGAAGAAGGAGCGGTGGCTCAACTGGCTCGCGCTGACGACGGTGATCTTCGCCGTCTGCGCGACGCTCGCGACGTTCAAGGGCGGCGGGTACTCGACGCGCTCGGTGCTCAGCCAGACGCAGGCCTCCGACCAGTGGGCCTTCTTCCAGGCCAAGAGCATCAAGGGCTACCTCTACGAGATCCAGCGCGAGAAGCTGGAGCTCGAGCGCGAGGTCGCGAAGGTCGGCGCGCGCCCCGAGGTGCTCGCGGCCTACGACCGCATGATCGCGAAGTACGCCGAGAAGACGGCGAAGTACGACAAGGAGAAGGAGGAGATCTCCGCCGCCGCCAAGGGCTTCGAGACGACCCGCGACGAGTCCAAGCGCCACCAGGCGGCCTTCGGGATCGCGGTGATCTGGCTGCAGATCACGATCCTGCTCTCCTCGATCGCCGCGCTGATGAAGAAGCGCCCGCTGTACTTCACGGCCCTGGCGATCGGGGCGGCGGGGCTCGTCGCCTTCGCCAACGGCTTCCTGCTCTTCCTCTAG